A portion of the Archocentrus centrarchus isolate MPI-CPG fArcCen1 chromosome 19, fArcCen1, whole genome shotgun sequence genome contains these proteins:
- the LOC115798673 gene encoding sesquipedalian-1-like, with amino-acid sequence MKIDEKVLTYFESCNSPVDKEGYLYKKGEIKTSYQKRWFVLKGNLLFYKERQTERDLIGVIVLEGCTVQLCESEENFAFSLVWSEPGLRTYKFAAEDQASQESWIKALLSASHSYLALLVMEMESKYKDALGAFYGQPSKPFIMPKFDTVQHPAAFVSTDTLNPSLYPAPALGAAPSPNSSPNLQALTISSKMSNKKSPKLRPKKNANAVSVFDPYLAIGEESECDFSQLHEDYGKEVRELIATWSKRRHAGAEVQEENLIDFG; translated from the exons ATGAAGATTGATGAAAAAGTCCTCACCTATTTTGAATCTTGTAACTCACCTGTGGATAAGGAGGGATACCTTTACAAGAAG GGTGAGATCAAAACTTCCTATCAGAAGCGCTGGTTCGTGCTGAAGGGGAACCTCCTTTTCTACAAGGAACGGCAGACCGAACGGGATCTGATAGGAGTGATTGTTCTGGAGGGCTGCACCGTCCAGCTGTGTGAGTCTGAGGAGAATTTTGCCTTCTCGCTGGTGTGGAGCGAGCCGGGGCTGCGGACGTACAAGTTTGCCGCAGAGGACCAGGCCAGTCAGGAGAGCTGGATCAAAGCCCTGCTGTCAGCCAGCCACAGCTACCTGGCCCTGCTTGTAATGGAAATGGAGTCGAAGTACAAAG ATGCACTGGGTGCATTCTATGGTCAACCGAGCAAACCTTTCATCATGCCAAAATTTGACACCGTCCAGCATCCGGCAGCCTTTGTGAGCACAGACACTTTAAACCCATCTTTGTATCCAGCACCAGCGCTGGGAGCAGCACCTAGCCCGAACTCCAGTCCAAATCTACAAGCTCTAACCATTTCGTCCAAAATGTCTAACAAGAAATCACCCAAACTGCGGCCGAAGAAGAATGCCAATGCGGTGTCTGTGTTTGATCCATATCTGGCCataggggaggagtcagagtgTGACTTTAGCCAACTGCATGAAGATTATGGAAAGGAAGTAAGGGAACTGATTGCCACGTGGTCAAAGAGAAGACACGCCGGTGCAGAAGTTCAGGAAGAAAACTTGATAGATTTTGGATGA